Proteins encoded in a region of the Nitrospirota bacterium genome:
- a CDS encoding tyrosine-type recombinase/integrase: protein MGLYRRNTVWWMRFKYHGQQVRRSTDTSDRRLAEAILAKITVDIVEGRYFEKREEQERTFAELMDRYLKEHVVKQMSQRSVSGYTKNLLPFFQGSTLADITPKRIVAYKAKRYADGAAPATINRELACMKKAFNLAIREWEWCRENPVARVSMEKERNRRDRWLSTGEEERLLQAARPWLKDIILFALNTGMRMGEIRALTWEGVDLFRKTVTVFRSKNGERRTIPINNLVLDVLKSKAKVRSVKSDYVFPSETFTLLDDSHLRRAFRGAMKLVRIENFHFHDLRHTFATRLVQSGIDLYKVQCLLGHKSPIMTQRYAHHYPESLREGVEILERYRVASTKSTNLAHAAGSAL from the coding sequence ATGGGGCTCTATAGAAGAAATACGGTCTGGTGGATGAGGTTCAAGTATCACGGTCAGCAGGTGCGACGATCGACGGACACCTCGGATCGGCGATTAGCAGAGGCGATCCTTGCGAAGATCACGGTCGATATCGTGGAGGGTCGGTACTTTGAGAAACGAGAAGAGCAGGAACGGACGTTTGCGGAGCTGATGGATCGATATCTGAAAGAACATGTTGTGAAACAGATGAGCCAACGATCCGTCAGTGGCTATACGAAGAACCTGCTGCCTTTCTTTCAAGGCTCTACCTTGGCTGACATCACGCCGAAGCGCATCGTGGCGTATAAAGCCAAGCGGTATGCGGATGGGGCGGCTCCGGCCACCATCAACCGTGAGCTCGCCTGCATGAAGAAGGCGTTTAACCTCGCCATCCGGGAGTGGGAGTGGTGCCGGGAAAATCCTGTCGCGCGTGTCTCCATGGAAAAAGAGAGAAATAGGCGGGATCGATGGTTGAGCACGGGAGAGGAAGAGCGTCTTCTCCAGGCTGCAAGGCCCTGGCTCAAGGACATTATTCTGTTCGCACTGAATACAGGCATGCGGATGGGAGAAATTCGAGCGTTGACGTGGGAGGGAGTCGATCTATTCCGAAAAACTGTGACCGTCTTTCGGTCAAAGAACGGGGAACGGCGAACCATCCCGATCAACAATCTCGTGCTGGATGTCCTGAAGAGCAAAGCCAAGGTGCGGTCGGTCAAGAGTGACTACGTGTTCCCGAGTGAAACGTTCACCCTGCTTGACGATAGCCATCTCCGCCGCGCGTTCCGTGGAGCGATGAAGTTGGTCCGTATCGAGAATTTTCATTTTCATGATCTCAGGCATACCTTTGCCACGAGACTTGTGCAATCAGGGATTGATCTCTACAAGGTTCAATGCCTCTTAGGGCACAAGTCGCCGATCATGACCCAGCGCTATGCTCACCACTATCCGGAGAGTCTTCGCGAGGGCGTGGAAATTCTAGAGAGGTACCGTGTGGCTAGCACAAAAAGCACAAATTTAGCACACGCGGCAGGATCGGCACTCTGA
- a CDS encoding HU family DNA-binding protein encodes MAKSMTKSQIAEHMAQKTGLTKKASVQLMDDFAALAYKEAKNIFVIPGIGKLVLANRKARMGRNPQTGEPIKIPAKRVVKFRVAKAAKDAILGKK; translated from the coding sequence ATGGCTAAATCAATGACCAAGTCGCAGATTGCTGAACATATGGCCCAGAAGACCGGGCTGACCAAAAAAGCGTCCGTCCAGCTCATGGATGACTTTGCCGCCTTGGCGTACAAGGAAGCGAAGAACATTTTCGTGATTCCTGGGATTGGAAAGCTTGTGTTGGCGAATCGCAAGGCCCGCATGGGACGGAATCCGCAGACCGGCGAGCCGATCAAGATTCCGGCCAAGCGCGTGGTCAAGTTCCGCGTGGCCAAAGCCGCCAAGGACGCGATCCTCGGCAAGAAGTAA
- a CDS encoding YkgJ family cysteine cluster protein, which produces MAGPTPSNPAPLYQHTVHWFDRAAAALLGEVPCRLGCTNCCIGPFPITLLDVQTLQQGLPSLSQDQRLRIQQRAIEQTAAMEVAFPQLTHSELLDTWSDQEIDRLVTEFHHYPCPALEPDGRCGVYQHRPLVCRSMGIPTERHGLTHGACEVQTFIPIVQLASSFREEENRLLHEETLALEALRLATGSAGDEVLLPYGFLAGRPQESS; this is translated from the coding sequence GTGGCAGGTCCAACTCCGTCCAACCCTGCTCCTCTCTACCAACACACTGTCCATTGGTTCGATCGGGCCGCTGCCGCCCTGCTCGGCGAAGTTCCCTGCCGACTCGGCTGTACCAACTGCTGCATCGGCCCATTTCCCATTACCCTCCTCGACGTGCAAACGCTCCAACAGGGACTGCCCAGCCTCTCGCAGGATCAGCGCCTGCGTATCCAGCAGCGTGCCATCGAACAGACTGCCGCAATGGAGGTCGCCTTCCCACAACTGACCCATAGCGAGCTGCTCGATACCTGGTCCGACCAGGAAATCGACCGGCTGGTCACAGAGTTTCACCACTATCCCTGTCCAGCACTCGAACCGGACGGTCGTTGTGGCGTCTATCAACACCGCCCCCTGGTTTGCCGATCCATGGGCATCCCGACAGAACGTCACGGCCTAACCCATGGCGCCTGTGAGGTCCAAACATTCATCCCCATTGTGCAACTCGCCTCCTCATTCCGGGAGGAGGAAAATCGCTTGTTGCATGAGGAAACCCTCGCGTTGGAGGCCCTTCGTCTCGCGACAGGATCAGCAGGGGATGAAGTGCTCCTACCCTACGGGTTCTTAGCCGGACGTCCCCAAGAAAGTTCGTAA
- a CDS encoding MoaD/ThiS family protein, with product MITISLMGQLQTADGERDLACEVPSPMSVRQVIQRQGIQLRHLLQLIREKKVLVTINKKIASDDSLVQDGDAIRLVGHDGMGGTGLGPSL from the coding sequence ATGATTACGATTTCACTGATGGGTCAGCTACAGACCGCCGATGGGGAACGGGATCTCGCCTGTGAAGTGCCATCACCGATGTCTGTCCGCCAGGTGATCCAGAGACAGGGCATTCAGTTGCGCCATCTTCTCCAACTCATCCGCGAGAAAAAGGTGCTCGTGACCATCAATAAAAAGATCGCAAGCGACGACTCACTCGTTCAGGACGGCGACGCCATCAGGCTGGTGGGACATGACGGGATGGGCGGGACCGGACTCGGCCCCTCGCTATAA
- a CDS encoding JAB domain-containing protein, translating to MAIHGLQGILNIQRQPKPGNPYAVPRYRVTLVRDGRAARPTAPLLTSVGAADLLRPLFEGLDREQFLVCGLDAKHCIIGVNIVSMGSLTMSIVHPREVFKPLILMNAGAWICAHNHPSGDTTPSQEDRVLTSRLRQGAELLGITLLDHLILTDARCYSFADQGWPGA from the coding sequence ATGGCCATTCACGGTTTACAGGGCATTCTGAACATTCAGCGGCAGCCGAAGCCGGGCAACCCCTATGCGGTCCCCCGCTATCGTGTCACGCTGGTGCGTGACGGTCGGGCTGCCAGGCCGACGGCCCCGCTGCTGACCTCGGTCGGCGCGGCGGATCTGCTCAGACCGCTCTTTGAGGGTCTGGATCGCGAACAATTCCTCGTCTGCGGGCTGGATGCGAAGCATTGCATCATCGGCGTTAATATCGTCTCCATGGGCTCCCTCACGATGTCGATCGTGCATCCGCGGGAGGTGTTCAAGCCACTGATCCTGATGAACGCCGGCGCCTGGATTTGTGCGCACAATCACCCCTCCGGCGATACGACCCCGAGCCAGGAGGATCGCGTGCTCACCAGCCGACTTCGGCAGGGAGCCGAACTGCTCGGCATCACACTCTTGGACCATCTCATCCTCACGGACGCCCGCTGCTACAGCTTCGCCGACCAAGGCTGGCCCGGTGCCTAA
- a CDS encoding helix-turn-helix domain-containing protein yields MSMLLTIKDLAEQLRIKPGTLYAWVSQRKIPCVRIHGLIRFRPEDIEGWLIGFAKYRPTLPDYKKHGGDIDEIIAAAKRAIYNPRHGETGPALSPRKGE; encoded by the coding sequence ATGTCAATGCTTCTGACCATCAAAGACCTGGCGGAACAACTGCGAATTAAACCAGGGACCCTCTATGCCTGGGTGTCACAGCGCAAGATCCCGTGCGTCCGCATTCATGGACTCATTCGATTCCGCCCAGAAGACATCGAAGGGTGGCTGATTGGGTTTGCCAAGTACCGACCCACGCTGCCTGACTACAAGAAGCACGGTGGCGACATTGACGAGATCATTGCGGCGGCGAAACGGGCTATCTATAATCCCCGGCACGGGGAAACCGGACCAGCATTGAGCCCTAGGAAAGGAGAGTGA